From Bacillus sp. FSL K6-3431, the proteins below share one genomic window:
- a CDS encoding MBL fold metallo-hydrolase, which produces MKVHVLGTAAAEGFPNPFCTCNVCEKARKLGGRNIRSRTSVIIDDVLKVDYPPDSFFHAIRDQIDMTLIKDLLMTHTHYDHFNPGDLYNRIEGFAHGIDYPLHIYGNDLAIQGFRQVLPSSQEGKRFAYHRVLPFKEIKTQTATVTPLLADHDKLETCLLYYIEKDGKKILYGNDTGWFPEETWEWLRGKKIDLAILDCTGAFNGTKHSRNHMCIETVVEVQRIFKQEKIIENSGQIIATHFSHNSGFLHEEFEKAFNPYGIQVAYDGMIIHLRNPA; this is translated from the coding sequence ATGAAGGTACATGTTCTTGGAACTGCGGCAGCGGAGGGATTTCCGAATCCATTTTGTACATGCAATGTCTGCGAAAAGGCGAGAAAGCTTGGTGGTCGCAATATTCGTTCCCGTACATCCGTTATCATTGATGACGTCCTGAAGGTGGATTATCCGCCAGATTCCTTTTTTCATGCGATTCGTGATCAGATTGACATGACATTGATAAAAGATTTGTTGATGACGCATACACATTATGACCATTTCAATCCAGGAGATTTGTATAATCGCATCGAAGGGTTTGCTCATGGGATTGATTATCCGTTACATATATATGGGAATGATTTGGCAATTCAAGGATTTCGTCAAGTTTTACCCTCATCTCAGGAAGGGAAAAGGTTTGCTTACCATCGGGTCTTACCCTTTAAGGAAATAAAGACGCAAACGGCTACGGTCACTCCACTTCTGGCTGATCATGATAAATTGGAAACATGCTTGCTGTACTATATAGAAAAAGACGGAAAGAAAATTTTGTACGGTAATGATACAGGCTGGTTCCCTGAGGAGACGTGGGAATGGCTAAGAGGAAAGAAAATAGATTTGGCTATTTTAGACTGTACTGGAGCTTTTAATGGGACCAAGCATAGTCGTAATCACATGTGTATTGAAACAGTTGTAGAAGTCCAACGTATCTTTAAACAAGAAAAAATTATTGAAAACAGTGGGCAAATCATTGCCACTCACTTTTCTCATAACTCCGGGTTTTTACATGAGGAATTTGAAAAGGCTTTCAACCCATATGGCATACAAGTGGCATATGACGGTATGATTATTCATCTTAGGAATCCTGCCTGA
- a CDS encoding sugar phosphate isomerase/epimerase family protein, translating to MIQKTRITKPDSWKSGTSITITTSNKTDMDLEAIKEAGINCIELAWNNKDVNIFEPKNNRYFAHLVQQARCLGIQVWTIHLPFGSEWDISVMDEQERQSIIQKHLQLLQFASEWGIHMAVIHPSFEAILDEERKERIRCCKDALMILSEQAQQMDIQIAVECLPRTCLGNKSSEMEELIEGNELVGICCDVNHLLYEKPEHFIQKLGSRIITVHISDYDGIDEKHWEPGEGINDWNKIISVLVEKGYGGPFMFEVSNPEPLQLTQCWHRLLNDYEKKSETEWT from the coding sequence ATGATCCAAAAAACTAGGATAACGAAACCCGATTCTTGGAAGAGCGGCACTTCGATTACAATCACTACATCTAATAAAACAGACATGGATTTAGAAGCAATTAAAGAAGCTGGTATAAACTGTATCGAATTAGCCTGGAATAATAAAGACGTTAATATATTTGAACCTAAGAATAACCGGTATTTTGCCCACTTAGTGCAACAAGCAAGATGTCTTGGTATTCAAGTATGGACAATTCATCTGCCTTTTGGTTCGGAATGGGATATTTCAGTTATGGATGAACAAGAAAGGCAGTCGATCATTCAAAAGCATTTGCAATTATTGCAATTCGCTTCAGAATGGGGAATCCATATGGCGGTTATCCATCCAAGCTTTGAAGCAATTCTGGATGAGGAAAGAAAAGAACGCATCCGATGTTGCAAAGACGCATTAATGATACTATCCGAACAGGCACAACAAATGGACATACAGATTGCTGTGGAATGTTTACCAAGGACATGCCTAGGTAATAAGAGTTCCGAAATGGAGGAATTAATAGAAGGAAATGAATTAGTGGGGATATGTTGTGATGTCAACCATCTCCTTTATGAAAAACCTGAACATTTCATACAAAAACTTGGTTCACGAATTATTACAGTCCATATTTCAGATTATGATGGAATAGATGAAAAGCATTGGGAACCTGGTGAAGGCATCAATGACTGGAATAAAATTATCTCGGTACTGGTTGAAAAAGGCTATGGAGGTCCTTTCATGTTCGAAGTTTCTAATCCTGAACCGCTCCAGCTCACGCAATGTTGGCATCGTTTGTTGAATGATTATGAAAAGAAAAGTGAAACAGAATGGACCTGA
- a CDS encoding MFS transporter codes for MKERKPITIVAMITAICLLGDSMLYIVLPVYWKDAGLESLWQVGILLSVNRFVRLPLNPVIGWLYNKMTLRTGLITAVLMGAITTVGYGLFKGFAIWFILRCLWGVAWSFLRMGGYFTVISYSNDGNRGHLMGSYNGISRLGSLVGMLVGGLLVPFLGLQVVCLLFGIIILLGLPLILFFISHKKVTDAFASPTDKELNAANRLWTIPVIRVLACGLMIALLQAIFSSTLSLIIDTNYSGSVSIFGIILSSTAFAGILQSARWVWEPFLAPKIGRKSDGPRGRGPLFLLSLICAAAGYAMIAWELPVQFWIIIVLFVMMTGTATHTLMDAMASDTAKATSVIAVMTAYSVATDLGSALGPMLTYLFIELENGLLVVYFSSAAAYLGLMLWYRPVFSKKSVEQAERSSSS; via the coding sequence GTGAAAGAACGGAAACCTATAACAATTGTAGCAATGATCACAGCTATCTGTCTGCTAGGAGATTCCATGCTGTACATTGTGTTGCCTGTTTACTGGAAGGATGCCGGGCTCGAATCCTTGTGGCAGGTTGGTATTTTACTTTCGGTGAACCGATTTGTAAGGCTTCCATTAAATCCGGTGATCGGATGGTTGTATAATAAAATGACATTGCGAACCGGTTTAATTACAGCGGTTTTGATGGGAGCAATTACAACAGTTGGTTATGGACTCTTTAAAGGATTCGCTATCTGGTTCATTCTCAGATGCTTGTGGGGAGTGGCGTGGTCATTTCTTCGCATGGGCGGTTATTTCACTGTCATTAGCTATTCAAACGATGGAAATCGAGGGCATCTAATGGGCAGTTACAATGGGATATCTCGTCTAGGCAGTCTAGTTGGGATGTTAGTCGGAGGGCTTCTGGTTCCCTTTCTGGGTCTTCAGGTCGTTTGCTTATTGTTTGGAATAATCATTTTGTTGGGTCTGCCCTTGATCCTGTTCTTTATATCACACAAAAAAGTGACGGATGCCTTTGCTTCTCCTACCGACAAGGAATTAAACGCAGCCAATAGACTATGGACAATACCTGTTATTAGAGTGCTTGCGTGTGGGTTAATGATTGCCCTTTTACAAGCAATTTTTAGTTCAACGCTAAGCCTTATCATCGATACGAATTATTCGGGTTCGGTATCTATATTTGGCATAATCTTGAGCAGTACTGCCTTTGCTGGAATTCTACAGTCGGCACGGTGGGTCTGGGAGCCGTTCCTCGCCCCAAAGATTGGGCGCAAATCGGATGGTCCGAGAGGTAGAGGGCCTTTATTTCTTTTATCCCTTATCTGTGCAGCCGCTGGTTATGCCATGATTGCGTGGGAACTGCCGGTCCAATTCTGGATAATCATCGTCTTGTTCGTTATGATGACGGGAACAGCGACACACACTTTGATGGATGCTATGGCATCCGACACCGCTAAGGCGACATCAGTGATTGCAGTCATGACTGCCTACTCGGTTGCTACCGATCTGGGTTCTGCACTGGGACCGATGCTTACGTACTTGTTTATTGAATTGGAAAATGGATTATTGGTGGTTTATTTCAGTAGTGCTGCTGCTTATTTAGGACTTATGTTATGGTATCGTCCGGTGTTTTCGAAAAAGTCAGTTGAACAAGCGGAAAGGTCTAGTTCTAGTTAG
- a CDS encoding extracellular solute-binding protein, whose protein sequence is MKKNFLRKRPAIMLLSLLLSVSALYGCKGSEETNKDANKKEDGSLTLTYWVGNNRPDTLKNYNEMGAYKKLEEITDVHVEFEHPASGEADQQFNLMMASGDLPDAIERIWTSVPGGPEKYIKDKKIIKLNDYIDEHAPNFKKILEEHPEWKKMISTDDGSIYSFPFLREDEVNLTFFGPILRKDWLEKLELDIPETIEEWHTVLTAFKEQDPNGNGEADEIPLLINKDSITSNAFVGAWGITNGFYQVDNKVDYGPIQPEYKEFLTLMNDWYKEGLIDKEYVATDDKLKDAKVTNDQLGSLLGYTGSSILRYMQLKTDENPEFKLTGAKYPVHKKGEIPPFNLGENNYNGVGAAITTSNKNIEDTVKWFDYKYGEEGFNLFNFGIEGESYEMIDDYPTYTEIITNNPDGKSMSEGLAMYVPAGWSGPFIQAKEYAEQYTNMPEQQEAIANWKIGSNERVMPMVTPTQEESSEYASIMNDIGTYKSEMINKFIMGEESLSNFDEFAKTIKSMGIERAIEIQQAALERYNKR, encoded by the coding sequence ATGAAAAAAAATTTTCTTAGAAAAAGACCGGCAATAATGTTATTATCTCTACTATTAAGTGTAAGCGCTTTATATGGATGTAAAGGTTCGGAGGAAACGAACAAAGATGCAAATAAAAAAGAAGACGGATCTCTTACATTGACCTATTGGGTTGGAAATAACAGACCCGATACACTGAAAAATTATAACGAAATGGGAGCATATAAAAAGTTGGAGGAAATTACTGATGTTCATGTTGAATTTGAACATCCGGCCTCAGGGGAAGCGGATCAGCAATTTAACTTGATGATGGCTTCAGGGGATCTGCCGGATGCAATTGAGCGGATATGGACATCGGTTCCAGGTGGCCCAGAAAAATATATTAAAGATAAAAAGATTATCAAATTAAATGATTATATTGACGAGCATGCCCCGAATTTTAAGAAGATATTGGAAGAACATCCGGAGTGGAAAAAAATGATTTCAACAGATGATGGAAGTATTTATTCCTTTCCATTCCTAAGAGAAGATGAAGTCAATTTGACCTTTTTTGGGCCTATTCTTCGAAAAGACTGGTTGGAAAAGCTAGAATTGGATATTCCAGAAACAATTGAAGAGTGGCATACGGTTTTAACCGCCTTTAAAGAACAAGATCCTAACGGAAATGGTGAAGCAGATGAAATTCCTTTATTAATCAATAAAGATTCAATCACATCTAATGCATTTGTTGGGGCATGGGGAATTACAAATGGCTTTTACCAGGTAGACAATAAGGTAGATTACGGCCCAATTCAGCCTGAATATAAAGAATTTTTGACATTAATGAATGATTGGTATAAAGAAGGTTTGATTGATAAGGAATATGTTGCCACCGACGATAAGCTTAAGGATGCTAAAGTAACTAATGATCAACTAGGCTCACTTTTGGGCTACACGGGTTCCAGTATTTTGCGATATATGCAACTTAAAACTGATGAAAACCCTGAATTCAAACTGACGGGAGCTAAGTATCCTGTTCATAAAAAAGGGGAAATACCTCCCTTTAATCTAGGAGAAAATAATTATAATGGCGTGGGAGCAGCCATTACAACCTCTAATAAAAACATCGAAGATACGGTTAAATGGTTTGATTATAAGTATGGAGAAGAAGGTTTTAATCTATTTAACTTCGGTATTGAGGGTGAAAGTTATGAAATGATTGATGATTACCCAACATATACGGAAATTATTACAAATAACCCTGATGGAAAATCAATGTCAGAAGGATTGGCAATGTATGTTCCGGCTGGCTGGAGCGGTCCATTCATACAGGCCAAAGAATATGCGGAACAGTATACAAATATGCCTGAACAACAGGAAGCCATTGCAAATTGGAAAATAGGATCCAATGAACGGGTTATGCCGATGGTGACTCCAACGCAGGAGGAAAGTTCTGAATATGCCTCAATTATGAATGATATCGGCACATATAAATCTGAGATGATTAACAAGTTTATTATGGGAGAAGAATCGCTTTCCAATTTTGATGAATTTGCCAAAACCATCAAATCAATGGGAATAGAAAGAGCAATTGAAATTCAGCAAGCGGCGTTGGAAAGATATAATAAACGATAA
- a CDS encoding ABC transporter permease encodes METIKQRTTVGPVLGSKERYRKRLVKDIKRNKYIYIMVLPVVVYYLIFHYGPMYGVQIAFKEFNITDGIWSSPWVGFDYFVEFFNNFYFWRLIKNTFLINFFELVFAFPAPIILALLLNELRRMWFKRVVQTISYLPHFISVVVVVGMLVDFTAQNGLINQFLATFGIEPISFLQKPEWFRTVYIGSGIWQGIGWGSIIYLAAMSNINSELYEAARIDGANRFKQAMHVTIPGIAPIIIILLILQIGSMMSVGFEKIILMYNPLTYETADVISTYVYRKGILEANFSFSAAVGLFNAIINLTLLYLANRISAKVSETSLW; translated from the coding sequence ATGGAGACAATAAAACAGCGCACAACAGTTGGACCAGTTTTGGGATCTAAAGAAAGGTATCGAAAAAGGCTAGTAAAAGATATCAAAAGAAATAAATATATTTATATCATGGTTCTGCCCGTTGTCGTTTACTATTTGATTTTTCATTATGGACCAATGTACGGTGTACAGATTGCATTCAAAGAATTCAATATCACAGATGGAATATGGTCCAGCCCCTGGGTTGGTTTTGATTATTTTGTTGAATTTTTTAACAACTTTTATTTTTGGCGTTTGATCAAGAATACATTTTTAATTAATTTTTTTGAATTAGTGTTTGCTTTTCCCGCTCCGATCATTTTGGCTTTGCTATTAAATGAACTAAGAAGAATGTGGTTTAAACGGGTGGTACAAACGATCAGTTATTTGCCCCATTTTATATCAGTTGTTGTAGTTGTGGGAATGTTGGTTGATTTTACAGCTCAAAACGGTTTGATTAATCAATTCTTAGCGACTTTTGGGATAGAACCAATTTCATTCTTACAGAAACCAGAATGGTTCCGTACGGTTTATATTGGTTCAGGTATTTGGCAAGGTATCGGGTGGGGATCGATAATTTATCTTGCTGCTATGTCCAATATAAATTCAGAACTTTATGAAGCGGCCAGAATTGATGGTGCAAATCGTTTTAAACAAGCCATGCATGTTACAATTCCAGGAATAGCCCCAATTATCATTATCCTGCTTATTCTCCAAATAGGCTCAATGATGAGTGTGGGATTTGAAAAAATAATCTTAATGTATAATCCTTTAACATATGAAACAGCGGATGTCATTTCAACCTATGTTTATCGTAAGGGGATTTTAGAAGCCAATTTTAGCTTCAGTGCGGCAGTTGGTTTATTTAATGCAATCATCAATTTGACATTGCTGTATTTGGCAAATCGTATAAGTGCAAAAGTCAGTGAAACAAGCTTATGGTAA
- a CDS encoding carbohydrate ABC transporter permease, with protein sequence MKTKQSIGERTFDYLNILFMIILIIVTVYPFLYVLFSSVSDPGLLAKNRGILYMPLGFSLKAYELVFGNSMVMVGYLNTLFYVVVGTTINIFLTSLGAYALSRRNAMLVKPIMMMIIFTMFFSGGLIPTYLLVGELGMMDSRWALIIPNAMSVWNLIIMRTSFKGIPVSLEESARMDGANDFTILFKIILPLSLPVIAVMVLFYGVGHWNSYFSAMIYLRDRELFPLQLILREILITNSTDNFITGVGGGDRFPVGETVKYATIMVATVPILFLYPFLQKYFVKGVMIGSVKE encoded by the coding sequence ATGAAAACGAAACAAAGCATAGGAGAAAGAACTTTTGATTATTTAAATATCCTTTTCATGATTATTTTAATCATTGTCACTGTTTATCCTTTTTTATATGTGTTGTTCTCTTCTGTCAGCGATCCAGGCCTTTTGGCTAAGAATCGTGGAATCTTATATATGCCACTTGGCTTTAGCCTAAAAGCATATGAATTGGTATTTGGCAATTCGATGGTTATGGTGGGGTACTTGAATACGCTATTCTATGTTGTCGTGGGAACGACGATTAATATTTTTCTTACAAGCTTGGGGGCATATGCACTATCGCGACGTAATGCGATGTTAGTCAAGCCGATTATGATGATGATCATCTTTACAATGTTTTTTAGTGGTGGTTTGATTCCTACATATTTATTAGTTGGTGAATTGGGAATGATGGATTCCAGATGGGCTCTTATTATTCCTAATGCGATGAGTGTTTGGAATTTGATTATTATGAGAACATCGTTCAAGGGGATCCCTGTCAGTTTGGAAGAATCAGCTAGAATGGACGGGGCCAACGATTTTACAATATTATTCAAAATAATTTTACCGCTATCCTTGCCTGTTATCGCGGTAATGGTACTATTTTATGGTGTAGGACATTGGAATTCCTATTTCAGCGCGATGATTTATTTGCGTGACAGGGAACTCTTTCCATTACAACTTATACTTCGAGAAATTTTGATTACAAACAGCACAGATAACTTTATTACAGGTGTGGGTGGAGGCGACAGGTTCCCAGTAGGAGAAACGGTAAAATATGCAACGATTATGGTTGCAACTGTACCAATTCTCTTCTTATACCCATTCCTTCAAAAATATTTCGTTAAAGGTGTAATGATTGGGTCGGTTAAAGAGTAA
- a CDS encoding alpha-L-fucosidase translates to MDKNHEKRLKWWKDAKFGLFIHWGLYALLARGEWAMAASKIPVDEYEKLGKQFNPIKFNAKEWVNIAKTAGVKYIVITAKHHDGFAMFHSNAEKFNIMDATPFKRDPIKELAEECQKQDIKLCLYYSHVIDWHHPHSVHEYYNNTWDFDLEKKAFYNYWNNLAKPQIRELLTNYGPIGLLWFDTAGGLSKKDSKEIIDIAHKLQPNCLINSRVSHWPNMGDYQSKGDNEIPMYGEDTRPWETPMTLNKSWGYRDKDQEWKTTESVIFKMANIVSKGGNLLLNVGPTAEGMIPDTSVERLTEVGTWLNINGEAIYESDPNPYPYEFEWGAITVKPRKVFLHLYHKYCPKGELVLFGLKNKVLKTYVLADELKGQLDINQVYNEESDHHALSIKLPEQLPDKYVSVVVLEVAGEVQVDQSFGQQASGMIKLDMVHATIDEKNTTANWEFKVVHPGTFDVVLVNFKKAGTDWDSEYKERVKIKLAEQQLECIPKEDITMEESQSCQYPYSEIHSKLGRVEVNRSGYLTLTLTSDKIHGKSETTEIWQANAVKLRSLILIPANSVQPDVTSEN, encoded by the coding sequence TTGGATAAAAATCATGAGAAGCGATTGAAATGGTGGAAAGATGCAAAGTTTGGCCTGTTTATTCATTGGGGGCTTTATGCATTGCTGGCAAGAGGAGAATGGGCAATGGCCGCTTCGAAAATTCCAGTAGATGAATACGAAAAATTAGGGAAACAATTTAACCCAATTAAGTTTAATGCGAAGGAATGGGTGAATATTGCAAAAACGGCAGGTGTGAAATATATTGTAATTACTGCGAAACATCACGATGGCTTTGCAATGTTTCATTCCAATGCAGAGAAATTCAATATCATGGATGCTACCCCATTCAAACGGGATCCGATTAAAGAATTAGCGGAAGAGTGTCAAAAGCAAGATATTAAACTATGTTTATACTATTCTCACGTTATCGATTGGCATCATCCTCATTCGGTTCATGAATATTATAATAATACATGGGATTTTGATTTAGAGAAAAAAGCATTTTATAATTATTGGAATAATCTTGCCAAACCACAAATACGAGAATTACTTACCAATTATGGACCAATCGGGTTGCTATGGTTTGATACAGCTGGTGGATTATCCAAAAAGGATAGTAAAGAAATTATAGATATTGCTCATAAACTTCAGCCTAATTGCTTGATTAACAGCAGAGTGAGCCATTGGCCTAATATGGGAGATTATCAATCCAAAGGTGATAATGAAATACCTATGTATGGCGAAGATACCCGACCTTGGGAAACACCGATGACTTTAAACAAGTCATGGGGATATCGTGATAAAGATCAAGAGTGGAAGACTACGGAATCTGTCATCTTTAAGATGGCTAATATTGTAAGTAAGGGAGGTAATCTATTATTAAATGTAGGACCGACAGCAGAAGGAATGATTCCTGATACTTCAGTTGAGAGATTAACGGAAGTGGGAACGTGGCTAAACATAAACGGTGAAGCCATATATGAATCTGATCCAAACCCGTATCCATATGAGTTTGAATGGGGAGCAATCACGGTAAAACCGAGAAAAGTGTTTCTGCACCTCTATCATAAATATTGTCCTAAGGGTGAGTTGGTACTATTTGGTTTAAAGAACAAGGTATTGAAAACGTATGTATTGGCGGATGAATTGAAGGGACAATTAGATATAAATCAAGTGTATAATGAAGAAAGCGATCATCATGCATTATCAATAAAACTGCCTGAGCAGTTACCAGATAAGTACGTATCGGTCGTTGTCTTGGAGGTGGCTGGGGAAGTGCAAGTAGATCAAAGCTTCGGTCAACAGGCATCCGGGATGATAAAACTCGATATGGTACATGCAACAATAGACGAAAAGAATACCACGGCCAATTGGGAATTCAAAGTAGTTCATCCTGGCACTTTTGATGTTGTTCTTGTGAATTTTAAAAAGGCAGGAACTGATTGGGATAGTGAATATAAAGAGAGAGTTAAAATAAAATTGGCCGAGCAACAATTAGAATGTATTCCTAAAGAAGATATCACAATGGAAGAATCTCAATCATGTCAATATCCTTATAGTGAAATTCACTCTAAGCTTGGCAGGGTTGAAGTAAATAGAAGTGGTTATTTAACCTTAACCTTAACATCTGATAAAATTCACGGTAAATCTGAGACGACGGAAATATGGCAAGCTAATGCAGTAAAATTGCGATCGTTAATACTCATACCAGCGAACTCGGTTCAGCCAGATGTAACATCGGAGAATTAG
- a CDS encoding sugar phosphate isomerase/epimerase family protein produces the protein MKLAFTTLGCPKWDLDTIITRAVEFGYDGVDFRGYLGEMEIYKLPEFSTNLKETKKRFDDASLEVPCFSSSVRLFTTSEIELENYLEELKQYGRLCREFNTPYIRVFGGSIGETARPDAIDVVVNNLHKMLKVAEEFQVTLLLETHDDWTNCEYVDDVLKRIDSAYFNVLWDVHHPFRTVGESPELTLETLGDQIKYTHWKDSYIKEDARRGYQLCLLGEGDIPLESIYRLLQNKGYKGYYTLEWEKLWCPEIEEPEIAFSQYTNYMNAMAKEIVK, from the coding sequence ATGAAACTAGCTTTTACCACTCTAGGCTGTCCGAAATGGGATTTGGATACAATTATAACCAGAGCGGTTGAGTTTGGTTATGATGGTGTGGATTTCCGTGGTTATCTAGGTGAAATGGAAATTTATAAATTACCTGAGTTCTCAACTAATTTAAAAGAAACAAAGAAAAGGTTTGATGATGCTTCGTTGGAAGTTCCTTGCTTTTCAAGCTCAGTGCGCTTATTTACTACATCGGAAATAGAACTGGAAAACTATTTAGAAGAACTCAAACAATATGGTAGATTATGCCGTGAATTTAACACGCCATATATTCGGGTTTTTGGTGGATCGATTGGTGAAACAGCGAGACCAGATGCAATTGATGTAGTGGTCAATAATTTGCATAAGATGTTAAAAGTAGCTGAAGAATTTCAAGTGACTTTGCTTTTAGAAACTCATGATGATTGGACAAATTGCGAATATGTAGACGATGTTTTAAAACGAATTGATTCCGCTTACTTCAATGTTTTATGGGATGTACATCATCCTTTTCGCACAGTTGGTGAAAGCCCAGAACTAACATTGGAAACTTTAGGTGATCAGATAAAATATACACATTGGAAGGATTCTTATATAAAGGAAGATGCAAGACGAGGGTATCAACTGTGTTTATTAGGTGAAGGAGATATACCGTTAGAAAGTATATATCGTCTATTACAAAACAAAGGATATAAAGGCTACTATACACTTGAGTGGGAGAAGCTTTGGTGTCCAGAAATTGAAGAACCAGAAATAGCATTTAGCCAATACACGAATTATATGAATGCTATGGCAAAAGAAATAGTAAAGTAA
- a CDS encoding mandelate racemase/muconate lactonizing enzyme family protein has protein sequence MKITKVKTYLLDVPLKQRAITDSQTRLESVEFIAIRIDTDEGISGWGFNWNYTKGTRAVQAIIDDTYAPKLIGKDPLMHKNVLRELHYTNHFIGQVGVTRVGLCAVELALWDIKLKIANMPLWKFLGPVKNKVKAYNTDGGWLQVTENELVKDMTDLVERGFDAVKMKIGLPNPREDYNRVKAVRKAIGDDIKLMVDVNTVWDLKTSKVWGRKLEELDVYWLEEPMNPFDKKAHAELAHSINIPIAVGETIYTKYDFRDYIEMGAVDIVQADATKLSGIDEWLDVAALARCYNLEVIPHTNVQQKLHVQLAAASSNVPMVEYCYESLVDIWENPIQVVNGYYTLPEEPGLGCKLTDKILTECRIG, from the coding sequence TTGAAAATCACGAAAGTTAAAACCTATTTACTAGATGTGCCACTAAAGCAACGTGCGATTACTGACTCACAAACAAGGCTTGAATCTGTTGAATTTATCGCCATTAGGATAGATACAGATGAAGGTATTAGTGGCTGGGGATTCAATTGGAATTATACGAAGGGAACAAGAGCGGTTCAAGCCATTATTGATGATACGTATGCGCCGAAGTTGATTGGAAAAGATCCACTAATGCATAAAAATGTTTTGCGAGAGCTTCATTATACAAATCATTTTATTGGTCAAGTCGGTGTCACGCGTGTCGGTCTATGCGCCGTAGAACTAGCATTATGGGATATTAAGTTAAAGATAGCCAATATGCCATTATGGAAATTTTTGGGACCGGTAAAAAATAAGGTAAAGGCATATAATACGGACGGCGGTTGGCTGCAAGTGACAGAGAATGAATTAGTAAAAGATATGACTGATTTGGTGGAACGTGGGTTTGATGCGGTTAAGATGAAGATAGGCTTACCGAATCCTAGAGAAGATTATAATAGAGTAAAAGCTGTTCGGAAAGCAATTGGTGATGATATTAAATTAATGGTTGATGTGAATACTGTTTGGGATTTGAAAACGTCAAAAGTTTGGGGGCGCAAATTAGAGGAGCTGGATGTATATTGGCTGGAAGAGCCGATGAATCCCTTTGATAAAAAGGCTCATGCTGAGTTAGCCCATTCAATAAATATCCCGATTGCTGTTGGTGAAACAATTTATACGAAGTATGATTTTCGAGATTATATTGAAATGGGTGCGGTTGATATCGTACAAGCGGATGCTACAAAACTATCAGGGATAGATGAGTGGTTGGATGTAGCTGCACTTGCTCGCTGCTATAATTTAGAAGTTATTCCGCATACAAATGTTCAACAGAAGCTCCATGTTCAGCTTGCTGCAGCATCATCGAATGTTCCGATGGTTGAATACTGTTATGAATCGCTTGTAGATATTTGGGAAAATCCCATTCAAGTTGTCAACGGTTATTACACACTACCTGAAGAACCTGGCTTGGGATGCAAACTAACAGATAAAATTCTTACTGAATGTAGAATCGGATAA